In one Chionomys nivalis chromosome 13, mChiNiv1.1, whole genome shotgun sequence genomic region, the following are encoded:
- the Tubal3 gene encoding tubulin alpha chain-like 3, with product MQQLLWRECLSIHIGQAGVQIGDACWELYCLEHGIQPDGFILDSQHNHLENAKTEHRSASLDTFFDETRAGKHVPRALFMDLEPTVIDGIRVGKYHSLFHPEQLVNGKEDAANNYARGRYSVGSDVIELVLERIRKLAKQCSGLQAISIYRSFGGGTGSGFTSLLMEQLSAEYYRKTKLEFSVYPSPRLSTAVVEPYNAVLTTHSTIEYSDCTFLVDNEALYDICRHKLGVERPSYASINRLIAQVLSSITASLRFEGPLNVDLIEFQTNLVPYPRIHFPIPSFSPIISVDKAYHEQLSVPDITAACFEFSNQFVKCDPQLGKYMACCLLYRGDVVPKDVNAAIIAMKSRTSVQFVDWCPTGFKVGINQQPPTAMPGGDLARVQRAVCMLSNTTAIVETWARLDHKFDLMYAKKAFLHWYISEGMDQGEFIEAREDLAALEKDYEEVGLSF from the exons ATGCAGCAACttctgtgg AGGGAGTGTCTCTCCATTCACATTGGTCAAGCTGGTGTCCAGATCGGGGATGCTTGCTGGGAACTGTATTGCCTGGAACATGGAATCCAGCCAGATGGCTTTATTTTGGACAGTCAACACAATCATTTGGAAAACGCTAAGACGGAACATAGGAGCGCATCTTTAGATACTTTCTTTGATGAGACAAGAGCTGGGAAGCATGTGCCCAGAGCACTTTTCATGGACCTTGAACCAACTGTTATAG ACGGGATCCGTGTGGGAAAGTACCACTCACTCTTCCACCCAGAACAACTTGTGAATGGAAAGGAAGATGCAGCAAACAACTACGCACGAGGTCGCTACTCCGTGGGCTCAGATGTCATCGAGCTTGTGTTAGAAAGGATCCGGAAGCTGGCAA AACAATGCAGTGGACTTCAGGCGATTTCGATTTACCGAAGCTTTGGAGGAGGCACAGGGTCTGGATTTACATCTCTCTTGATGGAGCAACTCTCGGCAGAGTATTACAGGAAGACAAAATTGGAGTTCTCTGTCTACCCATCTCCTAGACTCTCCACCGCTGTAGTAGAACCTTACAACGCCGTCCTCACCACTCACTCTACCATAGAATACTCAGACTGCACATTCTTGGTGGACAACGAGGCTCTCTATGACATCTGCCGTCACAAACTTGGTGTTGAACGTCCTTCCTATGCTAGTATCAATAGGTTGATAGCTCAGGTGTTATCTTCCATTACCGCTTCACTCCGCTTTGAAGGGCCTCTGAATGTGGACTTAATCGAATTCCAGACCAACCTAGTACCTTATCCCAGAATACATTTCCCCATCCCATCCTTTTCCCCCATCATCTCTGTTGACAAAGCCTACCATGAGCAGCTCTCTGTGCCTGACATCACTGCTGCTTGCTTTGAGTTCTCCAACCAATTCGTCAAGTGTGATCCTCAGCTTGGGAAGTACATGGCTTGCTGCCTACTATACAGAGGAGATGTGGTCCCTAAGGATGTGAATGCAGCAATTATAGCCATGAAGTCAAGGACCTCTGTTCAGTTTGTTGATTGGTGTCCAACTGGTTTCAAGGTGGGCATCAATCAGCAGCCGCCTACGGCAATGCCAGGAGGGGATTTAGCCAGGGTTCAGCGAGCTGTGTGTATGTTGAGCAATACCACGGCGATTGTGGAAACCTGGGCCCGCCTGGACCACAAATTTGACCTCATGTATGCCAAGAAGGCATTTCTGCACTGGTACATCTCGGAAGGCATGGACCAAGGGGAGTTTATAGAGGCCAGGGAAGACCTGGCTGCTCTGGAGAAAGATTATGAGGAAGTGGGACTGAGTTTTTGA
- the Ucn3 gene encoding urocortin-3 — MLMPTYFLLLLLLLLGSPGTSLSRKFYNTGPVFSCLNMALSEVKKNKLEDVPLLSKNSFHHLPPQDSLGEEEEEQKHGKSKRTFSGPAGGSGAGSLRYRYQSQAQHKGKLYQDKVKSDRGTKFTLSLDVPTNIMNILFNIDKAKNLRAKAAANAQLMAQIGKK, encoded by the coding sequence ATGCTGATGCCCACTTACTTCCTGCTGCTCCTACTGCTGCTCCTGGGGTCCCCAGGGACAAGCCTCTCTCGCAAGTTCTACAACACTGGACCAGTCTTCAGCTGCCTCAACATGGCCCTGTCTGAGGTCAAGAAGAACAAGCTGGAGGATGTGCCCTTGCTGAGCAAGAACAGCTTCCACCACCTGCCCCCACAAGACTCtttgggagaagaagaggaggaacaaaAGCATGGCAAGAGCAAAAGAACTTTCTCAGGCCCAGCGGGTGGGAGTGGAGCTGGAAGCCTCCGGTACAGATACCAGTCTCAAGCACAGCACAAGGGGAAGCTGTACCAGGACAAGGTCAAAAGTGACCGGGGTACCAAGTTCACTCTGTCCCTTGATGTTCCCACTAACATCATGAACATCCTCTTCAACATTGACAAGGCCAAGAATTTACGAGCCAAGGCAGCTGCCAACGCCCAGCTGATGGCACAGATTGGGAAGAAGTAA